One region of Armigeres subalbatus isolate Guangzhou_Male chromosome 3, GZ_Asu_2, whole genome shotgun sequence genomic DNA includes:
- the LOC134222576 gene encoding sialin-like, with translation YGYISIAFRFSGTIPKRLIVAGMIYIACLTSFMLRVNMSINLLAMVQPPATVNHTTHPIASMIAISSAENVGITSITALNDTIAFTGNETTFTANPTKVREDPDLQNFGPRYQWDQKTQENILGAYFYGYLLTSLPAGLLAERFGPKWLITVSFVGCSITAAAIPFLSEWGAWAVIGSRAVIGLLAGVVYPCLHNLISRWIPPNEKGKVIACIVGGSTSGTVVTWPISGMIIERFGWSISFYFSALFVLLIAIIWVRLIVDSPAQHKSITEAERQYIEDSFGGTRSQSKTWPPFGKLLTSLPFLSLLVLHYGEFWGMVFFITQAPKFINEVLGFNLSEAGFLSSLPYLARMFLGFTFGYIGDLIRRKQIISTTAIRKSFCLFSHFTPGVILIMLPFFGQSPYICVGCIIACIGINGAATLTNLVNAQDLAPNFAATLYGLMSFLGTTAGFIAPMMVAHFTSEQNTMEQWRQIFHINAGIYLISGLTFVLFGSGKVQSWNKVEE, from the exons TATGGTTATATTTCCATTGCTTTTCGGTTTTCAGGAACCATCCCGAAGCGGCTAATAGTGGCCGGAATGATCTATATTGCGTGTCTGACCTCGTTCATGTTGCGTGTTAACATGTCCATAAATTTACTGGCAATGGTACAACCCCCAGCTACGGTCAATCATACGACCCACCCAATCGCATCAATGATTGCCATTAGTTCAGCGGAAAATGTTGGAATTACCAGCATAACTGCCTTGAATGACACGATCGCTTTTACAGGAAATGAAACGACTTTCACGGCAAACCCAACAAAGGTTCGGGAGGATCCAGATCTTCAGAACTTTGGACCGCGCTACCAGTGGGATCAGAAAACTCAGGAAAACATCCTGGGGGCGTATTTCTACGGTTACTTGCTGACATCGCTACCAGCGGGACTGTTAGCAGAGCGCTTCGGACCAAAATGGCTGATAACCGTATCGTTCGTTGGGTGCTCTATCACAGCAGCTGCAATACCGTTTCTTTCCGAGTGGGGTGCGTGGGCTGTTATTGGATCGAGAGCCGTGATCGGACTGCTGGCTGGTGTCGTGTATCCCTGTCTGCACAATTTAATTTCTCGATGGATTCCACCAAACGAAAAAGGCAAAGTGATTGCATGCATTGTCGGTGGAAGTACCTCCGGAACAGTAGTCACGTGGCCAATTTCCGGAATGATAATCGAACGGTTTGGATGGTCGATTTCGTTCTACTTCTCGGCCCTCTTCGTTCTATTGATTGCCATTATTTGGGTTCGCCTTATTGTAGATTCGCCAGCGCAACACAAATCCATAACGGAAGCCGAGAGGCAGTACATCGAGGATTCGTTCGGAGGAACGCGCTCCCAGTCGAAAACATGGCCACCTTTTGGCAAGCTGCTCACATCGTTACCATTCCTGTCGCTACTGGTGTTACACTATGGAGAATTTTGGGGGATGGTTTTCTTCATCACACAGGCTCCGAAGTTCATAAACGAAGTTCTTGGCTTTAACTTATCAGAGGCTGGATTCTTATCCAGTTTGCCATATCTGGCACGAATGTTCCTAGGCTTCACCTTCGGCTACATCGGTGATCTAATTCGACGAAAACAAATCATAAGTACAACAGCCATCAGAAAGTCATTCTGCTTGTTTT CTCACTTTACACCGGGTGTCATACTGATAATGCTTCCTTTCTTTGGTCAAAGCCCATACATATGCGTGGGGTGCATCATAGCCTGTATTGGCATCAACGGTGCGGCCACCTTAACGAATCTCGTCAACGCACAAGATTTGGCACCGAACTTCGCAGCAACGCTGTACGGATTGATGAGCTTCCTTGGCACCACTGCCGGTTTCATTGCGCCTATGATGGTCGCTCATTTCACATCGGAGCAG AATACGATGGAGCAATGGAGACAAATTTTCCACATCAATGCCGGCATCTACCTTATTTCAGGACTCACCTTCGTCTTGTTTGGTTCGGGAAAAGTTCAAAGCTGGAATAAGGTTGAGGAGTAA